The Daphnia pulex isolate KAP4 chromosome 3, ASM2113471v1 genome includes a region encoding these proteins:
- the LOC124190369 gene encoding 2-hydroxyacyl-CoA lyase 2-like encodes MTFDFSILATGLQETGISMFLGSAIIGAVIGWGFKKFNLIYLAMHQVDTTSKRNGGEIVAKVLEAHNIKHMFTLAGGHISPILAAAEKIGIKVVDTRHEVSAVFAADAVARMTGTVGVVAVTAGPGLTNTVTAIKNAQMAESPILLLGGAAATILKGRGALQDIDQMSLFSPLCKYCVSVTSIRDIAPILRTALQIAQSDTPGPVFVEMPIDVLYSYELVKREVGAKSDGKGIMNKIVNWYLNNYVDNIFAGAWEPVEVNPLAVHIPMPTSQQVLKCVELLSKAKRPLILMGSQSTLPPVKSEELVRAINRLGIPCYLGGMSRGLLGAKSDLQARQHRREALKEADLIILAGSVCDFRLSYGRVLPRKAPIIAVNRNKDQLHRNSDMFWKPAVAVQADVGTFLVELSEAADGMKWDPDWVATLQQRDKEKEIATEKMATEETETHLNPLAVLHSLETILPENAILVADGGDFVGSAAYILRPRLPLSWLDPGAFGTLGVGGGFALGAKLARPDSEVWIVWGDGSCGYSVAEFDTFTRFKLPVMALVGNDAAWTQILREQVTILGTDVACKLTHTDYHVVAQGYGGLGYVLKRENSSEIDNMLNKAREESQQTGKSVLINALIGKTGFREGSISV; translated from the exons ATGACGTTCGATTTCTCCATACTGGCCACCGGACTTCAGGAAACTGGAATATCTATGTTTCTCGGATCGGCCATTATAGGGGCAGTAATTGGCTGgggtttcaaaaaattcaatttgatatatttGGCCATGCACCAG GTTGATACTACATCAAAACGAAATGGGGGTGAAATTGTTGCCAAAGTCTTGGAAGCTCACAACATCAAACACATGTTTACATTGGCTGGAGGACATATTTCACCTATTCTAGCTGCTgcagaaaaaattggaataaaaGTGGTTGATACAAGACATGAG GTTTCAGCAGTatttgctgctgatgctgtaGCTAGAATGACAGGGACAGTTGGGGTTGTTGCAGTAACAGCTGGACCTGGATTAACCAACACTGTGACTGCCATAAAAAATGCTCAGATGGCTGAATCACCCATTCTGTTGCTAG GTGGAGCGGCAGCAACAATATTGAAAGGTCGCGGTGCACTTCAAGATATTGATCAGATGTCTTTATTTAGCCCGCTCTGTAAATATTGTGTTAGTGTTACCTCCATCCGAGATATTGCCCCTATTCTGAGGACCGCATTACAAATTGCTCAGTCCGATACACCTG GTCCCGTATTCGTAGAAATGCCAATAGATGTTCTTTACAGTTACGAACTTGTAAAACGGGAAGTTGGTGCGAAAAGTGACGGCAAAGGCATAATGAACAAAATTGTTAATTG GTATTTAAATAACTATGTGGACAACATATTCGCTGGAGCTTGGGAACCAGTAGAAGTCAATCCGTTAGCCGTCCATATCCCAATGCCAACCAGTCAGCAAG TTTTGAAATGCGTCGAGCTCTTGTCGAAAGCCAAACGACCCCTTATTCTAATGGGAAGCCAATCTACCCTCCCGCCCGTCAAAAGCGAGGAACTAGTCAGAGCAATTAACCGGTTAGGAATTCCTTGCTATTTAGGTGGAATGTCCAGAGGACTTCTTGGAGCTAAAAGTGATTTACAG GCGAGGCAACACAGACGAGAAGCTCTTAAGGAAGCTGATTTGATTATCTTGGCCGGTTCTGTTTGCGATTTCCGACTCTCTTATGGCCGTGTTCTTCCCCGCAAGGCTCCAATCATTGCCGTCAATCGCAACAAAGATCAACTGCACAGA aACTCTGACATGTTCTGGAAACCAGCCGTTGCAGTACAGGCAGACGTGGGTACATTTCTTGTCGAACTCTCTGAAGCAGCCGACGGCATGAAATGGGATCCCGACTGGGTAGCTACGCTCCAGCAACGGGacaaggagaaagaaattgcCACCgaaaag ATGGCGACCGAAGAAACGGAAACACATTTGAATCCCTTGGCAGTACTACACTCattggaaacaattttacctGAAAACGCCATTCTTGTGGCCGACGGAGGAGATTTCGTTGGATCGGCAGCCTACATCTTGAGACCACGCCTTCCATTGAGCTGGCTGGACCCTGGAGCATTTGGAACACTTGGAGTTGGCGGTGGATTTGCTCTTGGTGCCAAACTCGCCCGTCCGGACAGTGAG GTCTGGATCGTATGGGGTGACGGCTCGTGCGGATACTCTGTTGCTGAATTCGACACTTTCACTCGCTTCAAATTGCCAGTCATGGCACTAGTAGGCAATGACGCTGCGTGGACACAAATTCTAAGAGAGCAAGTCACTATCCTTGGCACTGATGTTGCTTGCAAATTAACG CACACGGATTACCATGTAGTCGCCCAGGGGTACGGGGGCTTAGGTTACGTTCTGAAGAGAGAGAACTCCAGTGAGATCGACAACATGCTGAACAAAGCGCGAGAAGAAAGCCAACAAACGGGAAAAAGTGTTTTGATCAACGCCTTGATTGGAAAAACAGGATTCCGTGAGGGCAGCATTTCCGTCTGA
- the LOC124190368 gene encoding uncharacterized protein LOC124190368 encodes MASCPLAIQLKLEDQIPFVDAEGSCDGSISSVGTGSILGHSTTSEEYLDKNESQERLWKFHQGHQDSSMGDHHSLNNILDTVSSSQTRLTDLDYSSVDQLDGPHLNNSHESIKIDSLLEKTVIDDEPVQDECKTPSKNVTKLARPSTLILEKDVKGGFVSLTSAYASLSEQMSDNYESIYNSSVGYGCNGQLSPSKSIHSTVSSPSTQPHHYISSYRVARTSLSRRTGSKVAAAVTSASSSSSSSTLDRVGVDPCHRLQMILKQRYQQLCDSLPAVSWCPDFHPPVRQMIFSLARDSSWEKGTATPQRPNLRRIPLHGIFAEDRRSDRPKSGGQRLLIMGETGYGKTTLLLRLLNDWSTQDPALGYLARFKLVYFLSCRDLSSQRVNLFGSPTKEEAELAAGLAPDTENQTLFLLDGLDELNNWPEEMKDLLEGRLYPASTVLATSRPVPSAVSHPAFHKRIIIHGFELVHVESFIRSFFATPHDLERDQPPAMMDLLQARPRLMKLASNPLMCFLLCLVFQEEGGRLPESAAELFGILMRFVMLRSLRQQTQQGHMTTQQRKILLDFGRLALQGIKENRYLYTDAEIKTACQTLDIVKWGFLIKGINVNAKGQKRIFYQPIHSAWSEYAAALYLASVSHYANIIQREVYSLPLDAEPCLTTSAGIYRSSLQVLFFLCSVLSKKAYLLYNILSPLEFPCVTLLSFLQTAGRSNVNVAALCKLVQGHASVTTSAESQLQSWSALVDHPECLLHSMAIRYDGLVDGSALSSLVDVVGRNSTLHTLKISAVIGQGLEATDLAQVARQLGPMMSKPKLQTLELAISSVDEDVPIADALQPLVDALCSSIGNTAVSKLVLDMELSAGQVTQLGEALPSSSVRSLHLLHLSCAWNGLQALTSLINNPGGSVTGLDLSGCWAATSSTSQSIQVVVDSPTACGTLSGSSTCSTGSPAATPTPDPLNHHSPRPTKQQQQQQQFLSLPRRPTRGSRSYSSLTRAGQQNTQQGLSSSSNYLSRTDEKRRSDSMLFQKVLLPLPACDRSSHLQCGFHLLFDALRQPSCRLTQLNLSKSSISVSDAMCLGESLRKNRVLISLRLEGLSSLKEVLPVCLSLAENKALQLLDVSSNHVLVNDSAFQLICRALGRNCSLQSLRMCGWTFCLEEEDTFKTLSDAVQTCRLRELALSSSLIRIPFQDKRSRLSSALLGPVMLDELVALMSQEGFDQIRSDWLAFLKLDNCRLELNSKLTLRGAHLVFFTSGFQRLSEVNLALDVSHATEPLRDKASLAFFQSLSQSCSQLRTLVLNNWRFQWSKPDKVLKGIAKSLKNMSLSCISLDGLTVQSDQPSSIAEMSFALVLISTLNNLTQLSLNGWRLSNEDAFDLGKAIREKLSSNVLELSLKNVPSQTNRLVVKVAEESGRVTASRGSSGCLYRFKKTGRAPSFLNKMMLITSSWKE; translated from the exons ATGGCTTCCTGTCCACTTGCCATCCAGCTGAAGCTGGAGGATCAAATCCCATTTGTGGATGCTGAAGGTTCGTGTGATGGAAGTATCAGCAGTGTGGGCACAGGTAGCATTTTGGGACACTCCACCACCAGTGAAGAATACCTGGACAAGAATGAAAGTCAAGAGAGACTTTGGAAGTTTCATCAGGGCCATCAAGATTCATCAATGGGCGATCATCACAGTTTGAATAATATTCTAGACACTGTTTCGTCATCCCAAACCAGGCTGACAGATCTGGATTATTCTTCAGTGGACCAGCTTGATGGGCCACACTTGAACAACTCCCATGAATCTATCAAGATCGATTCCCTTCTAGAGAAAACTGTCATTGATGATGAACCAGTGCAAGACGAATGCAAGACCCCATCCAAAAATGTCACAAAACTGGCTAGACCCAGCACACTCATCCTGGAGAAGGACGTTAAAGGGggatttgtttctttgacATCTGCATATGCCTCCCTGAGTGAACAG ATGAGCGATAACTACGAGTCCATCTATAACAGCAGCGTCGGTTACGGCTGCAATGGTCAGCTGAGCCCGTCGAAATCCATTCATTCGACCGTTTCCAGTCCATCAACGCAACCCCATCACTATATTTCATCGTACCGAGTAGCACGAACATCGTTATCACGGCGGACGGGTTCCAAAGTTGCGGCGGCGGTGACTTCAGCctcgtcgtcatcttcatcgTCGACCTTGGATCGAGTCGGAGTCGACCCTTGTCATCGGCTACAAATGATACTGAAACAACGCTATCAACAGCTCTGTGACAGCTTGCCGGCTGTGTCGTGGTGTCCGGATTTCCATCCACCCGTCCGACAAATGATATTCAGTCTGGCCCGTGATTCCTCATGGGAGAAAGGCACGGCGACCCCTCAAAGACCTAATCTACGCCGGATTCCCCTTCATGGCATCTTTGCTGAGGACCGC AGATCTGATAGGCCGAAATCTGGTGGGCAGAGGCTCCTAATTATGGGTGAGACGGGGTACGGAAAAACGACTTTGTTGCTCCGGCTACTGAACGATTGGAGCACGCAAGATCCAGCCTTGGGCTACTTGGCACGATTCAAGCTAGTCTATTTCCTTTCTTGTCGTGACTTGTCTAGCCAGCGTGTCAATCTATTTGGTTCGCCAACTAAAGAGGAGGCCGAATTAGCCGCTGGTTTAGCACCCGATACGGAGAATCAAACGCTCTTCCTCTTGGATGGATTAGATGAGCTCAACAATTGGCCTGAAGAGATGAAAGACTTGCTTGAAGGGCGCCTTTATCCGGCCAGCACAGTCTTAGCCACTTCCCGTCCGGTGCCCTCTGCTGTTTCCCATCCGGCCTTTCACAAGCGCATCATCATTCACGGCTTTGAATTGGTCCATGTTGAGAGTTTTATCCGCTCGTTTTTCGCCACGCCGCACGACCTCGAGCGTGACCAACCACCCGCAATGATGGATCTTCTCCAGGCGCGTCCTCGTCTCATGAAATTGGCATCCAACCCGCTCATGTGCTTCCTGCTTTGCCTTGTCTTCCAAGAGGAAGGTGGCAGACTGCCGGAATCGGCCGCTGAGCTCTTTGGTATTCTCATGCGCTTTGTCATGCTGCGCTCCCTGCGCCAACAGACTCAACAAGGTCACATGACCACACAGCAGCGCAAAATTCTCCTGGACTTTGGTCGGTTGGCGTTGCAAGGAATCAAGGAGAACCGTTACCTCTATACGGATGCAGAGATCAAAACCGCTTGCCAAACACTCGACATTgtaaa ATGGGGATTCTTGATCAAAGGCATCAACGTCAACGCCAAGGGGCAAAAGCGGATCTTTTATCAGCCAATCCATTCCGCCTGGAGTGAATACGCTGCCGCATTGTATCTGGCCTCAGTCTCGCATTACGCCAATATTATTCAAAGAGAAGTCTACAGCTTGCCTCTGGATGCCGAGCCCTGTTTGACAACAAGTGCCGGGATCTACCGCAGCTCTCTGCAG GTGTTGTTTTTCCTGTGCAGCGTCCTGTCGAAAAAGGCTTATCTGCTGTACAACATCCTGTCGCCATTAGAATTCCCCTGTGTGACTTTATTGAGTTTTCTGCAAACAGCCGGTCGGAGCAATGTTAACGTGGCCGCCCTCTGTAAACTCGTCCAGGGTCATGCATCAGTTACAACATCAGCCGAGAGCCAACTGCAAAGTTGGTCTGCTTTGGTTGACCACCCAGAATGTCTGCTGCACTCGATGGCCATTCGCTACGATGGACTCGTCGACGGATCCGCCCTTTCCTCGCTGGTTGACGTAGTCGGACGCAACTCGACGCTTCACACGCTCAAAATTTCAGCTGTAATCGGTCAAGGTCTGGAGGCAACTGATTTGGCCCAAGTGGCCCGCCAACTGGGTCCGATGATGAGCAAACCAAAGTTACAGACCTTGGAATTGGCCATTTCGTCCGTTGATGAGGACGTGCCCATTGCCGACGCACTCCAACCTCTCGTCGATGCCCTTTGCTCCTCCATCGGCAACACGGCCGTCTCTAAACTTGTCCTAGATATGGAATTAAGTGCCGGACAAGTGACGCAGCTGGGCGAAGCTTTACCTTCGAGCAGTGTTCGCTCTTTACATCTTTTACACTTATCGTGCGCCTGGAATGGCCTCCAGGCGCTTACCTCCTTAATTAACAACCCTGGCGGTAGCGTAACTGGACTCGATTTAAGCGGCTGCTGGGCGGCCACGTCTTCAACCAGTCAATCTATTCAG GTGGTAGTTGATTCGCCGACAGCCTGCGGGACTTTGTCCGGTAGTAGCACCTGCTCGACCGGGTCTCCGGCAGCAACTCCAACACCGGACCCGTTAAATCACCACTCGCCCCGTCCGAccaagcagcagcaacaacagcagcaattccTTTCGCTACCTAGAAGGCCTACGCGTGGATCGCGCAGTTACAGCAGTCTCACTCGAGCAGGCCAGCAAAATACTCAACAAGGATTGTCTTCCTCGTCCAATTATCTGTCACGAACGGACGAAAAGCGACGATCCGATTCTATGCTCTTCCAGAAAGTATTGCTTCCATTACCGGCTTGCGATCGTTCGTCTCACCTCCAGTGCGGTTTCCACCTGCTGTTTGATGCTCTGAGACAACCATCGTGCCGACTAACGCAGCTCAATCTCAGCAAGTCTTCCATAAGTGTTTCCGACGCCATGTGTTtag GCGAAAGTTTGCGGAAAAATCGTGTCCTGATTTCTCTCCGACTGGAGGGCCTCTCCAGTTTGAAGGAAGTTCTTCCCGTTTGTTTATCGCTGGCCGAAAACAAGGCTCTCCAGCTTCTCGACGTCAGTTCTAACCATGTGCTGGTGAACGACTCCGCTTTTCAGCTCATTTGCCGCGCCCTGGGTCGTAATTGTAGTCTCCAGTCGCTGAGAATGTGCGGATGGACTTTCTGtctcgaagaagaagacactTTCAAAACGCTGTCTGATGCCGTTCAAACATGTCGCCTGCGAGAACTGGCTCTTTCCTCATCGCTGATCCGCATCCCGTTTCAAGACAAACGCAGTCGACTGTCTTCTGCTTTACTTGGTCCGGTCATGCTTGACGAATTGGTGGCTCTGATGTCGCAAGAAGGGTTCGATCAAATCCGTTCCGACTGGCTGGCCTTCCTAAAACTGGATAATTGCCGACTGGAATTGAATAGCAAATTGACGTTGCGTGGCGCCCACTTAGTTTTTTTCACGAGCGGTTTCCAGCGACTAAGTGAAGTCAATCTAGCGCTGGATGTCTCCCATGCCACTGAACCCTTGAGAGACAAAGCTTCGCTGGCATTTTTCCAGTCTTTATCGCAGTCCTGCTCTCAGCTAAGAACTTTAGTGCTGAATAATTGGAGGTTCCAATGGAGCAAACCGGACAAGGTTCTCAAG GGTATTGCTAAAAGCTTGAAGAACATGTCATTGAGCTGCATCAGTTTAGATGGATTGACTGTCCAATCAGATCAACCATCTTCAATTGCCGAGATGTCATTCGCTCTCGTACTCATTTCGACTTTGAACAACCTGACTCAGTTGTCACTCAATGGCTGGCGATTGAGCAACGAAGATGCCTTTGATTTGGGCAAAGCGATTCGTGAAAAGCTGTCGAGTAACGTCCTGGAACTATCGCTTAAGAACGTGCCTTCACAGACGAACCGATTGGTGGTCAAGGTGGCGGAAGAGTCCGGAAGAGTGACCGCCAGCCGCGGTAGCAGCGGCTGCCTGTACCGATTCAAGAAGACGGGTCGAGCCCCAAGTTTCCTCAACAAGATGATGCTAATCACATCCTCTTGGAAAGAATGA
- the LOC124190371 gene encoding serine/threonine-protein phosphatase 6 catalytic subunit-like: MVADVDRWIDIARECKYLPENEMKKLCELVCDLLLEESNVHYVSTPVTVCGDIHGQFYDLEELFRTGGQVPDTNYVFLGDFVDRGYYSLETLTRLLTLKAKYPDRITLLRGNHESRQITQVYGFYDECQNKYGNANAWRYCCQLFDLLTVAALIDGEVLCVHGGLSPSIRTLDQIRTIERNQEIPHKGAFCDLVWSDPEDVETWTISPRGAGWLFGSRVTHEFMHLNGLELICRAHQLVHEGYKFMFDDKLVTVWSAPNYCYRCGNVAGILALNEDKSRKPKLFNAVPDSERVIPPYTTTPYFL; this comes from the exons ATGGTGGCAGATGTAGACAGATGGATAGATATAGCCCGCGAATGTAAATACCtacctgaaaatgaaatgaag AAACTTTGTGAATTGGTTTGTGACTTGTTGCTGGAAGAATCAAATGTACACTATGTTTCAACTCCAGTTACTGTCTGTGGAGATATTCATGgccag TTTTATGACCTGGAAGAGCTCTTCCGAACTGGTGGACAAGTACCAGACACAAACTATGTTTTCCTTGGAGATTTTGTTGACCGGGGATACTATAGTTTGGAAACCCTCACACGGTTGCTTACATTAAAAGCCAAATACCCGGACAGGATCACACTATTGAGAGGAAACCATGAATCCAGACAAATCACTCAAGTCTATGGCTTTTATG ATGAATGTCAGAACAAATATGGAAATGCAAATGCATGGAGATATTGTTGCCAGTTATTTGATTTACTCACTGTTGCTGCG TTAATTGATGGTGAAGTGTTGTGCGTGCATGGCGGCCTTTCCCCTTCTATTCGGACGCTTGATCAGATCCGCACAATCGAAAGAAATCAGGAGATTCCGCACAAAGGAGCGTTTTGTGACCTAGTGTGGTCTGATCCTGAGGATGTGGAAACTTGGACAATTAGCCCTCGAGGTGCCGGCTGGCTTTTCGGCTCTCGAGTCACCCATGAGTTTATGCATCTCAACGGATTAGAGCTGATCTGTCGTGCTCACCAATTGGTTCACGAAGGCTACAAATTCATGTTCGACGACAAGCTGGTGACTGTTTGGTCAGCGCCAAACTACTGCTACCGCTGTGGTAACGTGGCTGGTATCTTGGCGTTGAACGAAGACAAGTCTCGTAAGCCTAAACTATTCAACGCTGTTCCCGACAGTGAGCGTGTTATCCCACCATACACAACGACGCCCTACTTCCTGTGA
- the LOC124190373 gene encoding probable 28S ribosomal protein S16, mitochondrial: MASAIPTFTKIGKVIRLNKHGCTNRPFYHIVVQKTRDNFDGPVIEQVGSYDAMPNSQNEKLVAVNFERVQYWLAQGAGMSNPVAQLLGLSGFLPNHPQTLIQSWKNRREPPRERKLQPIKGIAPPLDNPKI; the protein is encoded by the exons aTGGCGTCTGCTATTCCCACATTTACAAAAATCGGCAAAGTTATTCGCTTAAATAAACATGGATGCACTAATCGACCTTTTTACCACATCGTCGttcaaaag ACGAGGGACAATTTTGACGGTCCAGTAATTGAACAGGTTGGCAGTTATGATGCCATGCCCAacagccaaaatgaaaaactagtCGCTGTTAATTTTGAAAGAGTTCAATACTGGCTTGCTCAAGGAGCGGGGATGAGTAATCCTGTTGCACag CTCCTTGGTCTCTCTGGATTTTTGCCTAATCATCCTCAAACTCTGATTCAGTCTTGGAAGAACAGACGAGAACCAcctagagaaagaaaattacagCCTATCAAAGGAATTGCACCTCCTCTTGACAATCCCAAAATTTAG
- the LOC124190372 gene encoding synaptophysin-like produces the protein MDQMDTNILKEPRGFLRVLQFVFAICAFATTTNFGSSFSFLVKCKNETMGTTKITQNIEYPFRFDHIIVNEKACGNSYTFSYFGDYSSDAEFFVAAGVLAMLYSLASLGFYCFFGGNYQTNKTFPLVDFLITMVIAVFWLSGSAAWASGVSAVKYVSDPNSWIKTMEICMKNGDCTAVFAGNFAGLNISIIFGFLNFFLWTVNLWFLYKETSWFQQDNPASAAGAGGVSPI, from the exons ATGGATCAAATGGACACCAATATTTTGAAGGAGCCGAGAGGTTTTCTCAGGGTTCTTCAGTTT GTCTTTGCAATATGCGCGTTCGCTAcgacaacaaattttggaaGCTCGTTTAGTTTCCTTGTTAAATGCAAGAATGAAACTATGGGGACTACTAAAATCACTCAAAACATTGAATATCCATTCAG GTTCGACCACATAATAGTAAATGAAAAGGCTTGTGGCAACAGCTATACTTTCTCCTATTTTGGTGATTACTCATCTGATGCTGAgttttttgttgctgctggagtCTTGGCTATGCTTTACTCTCTTGCATCTCTGggattttattgtttctttggTGGCAACTATCAAACTAATAAAACCTTTCCTCTTgtg GATTTTCTAATAACAATGGTGATTGCTGTTTTCTGGCTGTCAGGAAGTGCTGCCTGGGCTTCTGGTGTCTCTGCTGTAAAATATGTCTCTGATCCCAATTCCTGGATTAAGACTATGGAAATTTGCATGAAAAATGGGGATTGTACCGCGGTGTTTGCTGGAAATTTTGCTGGTCTCAACATATCAATC ATATTTggatttctgaattttttcctCTGGACTGTTAATCTTTGGTTCCTCTACAAAGAAACGTCGTGGTTCCAGCAAGATAATCCCGCATCCGCCGCTGGAGCAGGTGGAGTGTCACCCATTTAA
- the LOC124190370 gene encoding alpha-amylase 1-like, whose amino-acid sequence MKTIVLLLVAAFVADQATGQWNANYASGRTTMVHLFEWKWDDIAAECERFLGPKGYAGVQVSPPNEHIVIMQSTVQRPWWERYQPVSYKLVTRSGDENAFKNMVDRCNAVGVRIYVDCVFNQMTPGSGTGIGGSSVNGGSMSYPAVPYGPNDFTPRSSCPSSSGDIENYGNAQQVRNCKLSGMPDLYQGSEYVRGKILEFLNKLTSYGVAGFRWDASKHMWPGDLKVLSDRLDDLPTAKGFPAGSRPYIYMEVIDQGGEPITANEYFYIGRVTEFKYGRKLSDVFHKKTQLKWLVNWGVGWGLMPDGNALVFIDNHDNQRGHGGGGDLLTFRESKLYKMAVSYMLAWPYGDARVMSSYYWDQNLVNGQDQNDWVGPPHDSNFNILSPTINADDSCGNGWICEHRWRQIYNMAKFRNIVAGTTMNDWWDNGNNQIAFCRGGKGFIAINNEGSNMSQTLQTCLSAGTYCDIISGNLVNGQCTGKSVTVGSDGKALISIGNAEDDGVLAIHVESKL is encoded by the exons ATGAAAACCATCGTGCTTTTGCTGGTGGCCGCTTTTGTGGCAGACCAGGCAACTGGGCAATGGAACGCCAATTACGCGTCCGGCCGCACTACCATGGTTCACTTGTTTGAGTGGAAATGGGATGACATCGCCGCTGAGTGCGAAAGATTCCTGGGACCTAAAGG ATATGCCGGAGTTCAG GTTTCGCCGCCCAATGAGCATATTGTTATCATGCAATCCACCGTACAGCGTCCTTGGTGGGAGCGTTATCAACCCGTCTCCTATAAACTGGTTACTCGCTCCGGCGACGAAAATGCTTTCAAGAACATGGTTGATCGTTGCAATGCCGTTGGTGTAAG AATCTACGTTGATTGCGTATTCAATCAGATGACACCCGGAAGCGGAACAGGTATCGGAGGATCTTCAGTCAACGGAGGTTCAATGAGCTACCcag CTGTTCCTTACGGACCAAATGACTTCACTCCTCGATCAAGTTGCCCAAGCAGCTCCGGAGATATTGAAAACTACGGAAACGCCCAACAGGTCCGAAACTGCAAACTTAGTGGAATGCCTGATCTCTACCAAGGATCTGAATACGTTCGTGGGAAGATCCTTGAGTTCCTCAACAAGCTGACTTCATATGGTGTTGCGGGTTTCCG TTGGGACGCCAGTAAGCACATGTGGCCTGGAGATTTGAAAGTTCTTTCTGACAGGCTTGATGACTTGCCTACTGCCAAGGGATTCCCTGCTGGTTCTAGACCTTATATCTACATGGAGGTTATTGATCAAG GTGGAGAGCCAATTACGGCCAACGAGTACTTCTACATCGGTCGCGTAACTGAATTCAAATACGGAAGAAAACTCAGCGACGTGTTCCACAAAAAGACGCAACTTAAATGGCTGGTCAATTGGGGTGTTGGATGGGGTTTGATGCCTGATGGCAACGCTTTGGTGTTTATCGACAATCATGACAATCAACGTGGTCACGGAGGAGGTGGTGACTTATTGACCTTCCGAGAATCTAAACTTTACAAG ATGGCTGTTTCCTACATGTTAGCGTGGCCATACGGCGATGCCCGAGTGATGTCTAGCTATTACTGGGATCAAAATCTCGTGAACGGACAG GATCAAAACGATTGGGTCGGACCTCCGCATGATAGca ATTTCAATATTCTCTCACCAACCATCAACGCCGATGATTCTTGCGGAAATGGATGGATCTGTGAGCACCGCTGGCGTCAAATCTACAATATGGCCAAGTTCCGGAACATTGTTGCAG GAACTACAATGAACGACTGGTGGGATAACGGAAACAACc AAATTGCTTTCTGCCGCGGTGGCAAAGGTTTCATCGCCATCAACAACGAAGGCTCCAACATGTCCCAAACTCTTCAG ACATGTCTTTCGGCTGGAACGTACTGCGACATCATCTCAGGCAACTTGGTCAACGGACAGTGCACAGGCAAATCAGTTACAGTGGGCTCTGATGGCAAGGCTTTGATCAGTATCGGCAATGCTGAAGATGATGGAGTACTAGCAATTCATGTTGAG tcgaAGTTGTAA